A DNA window from Leopardus geoffroyi isolate Oge1 chromosome A1, O.geoffroyi_Oge1_pat1.0, whole genome shotgun sequence contains the following coding sequences:
- the HAND1 gene encoding heart- and neural crest derivatives-expressed protein 1 isoform X2, producing the protein MNLVGSYAHHHHHHHHHHPHPTHPMLHEPFLFGPASRCHQERPYFQSWLLSPADAAPDFPAGGPPPTAAAATAAYGPDARPGQSPARLEALGGRLGRRKGSGPKKERRRTESINSAFAELRECIPNVPADTKLSKIKTLRLATSYIAYLMDVLAKDAQAGDPEAFKAELKKADGGRESKRKRELQQHEGFPPALGPGEKRIKGRTGWPQQVWALELNQ; encoded by the exons ATGAACCTCGTGGGCAGCTACgcacaccatcaccaccatcaccaccatcaccacccacACCCAACGCACCCCATGCTCCACGAACCCTTCCTCTTCGGCCCGGCCTCGCGCTGTCACCAGGAGCGGCCCTACTTCCAGAGCTGGCTGCTGAGCCCCGCTGACGCTGCCCCAGACTTCCCCGCCGGCGGGCCACCGCCCACAGCCGCGGCGGCCACCGCTGCCTACGGTCCGGACGCCAGGCCCGGCCAGAGCCCCGCGCGGCTGGAGGCGCTCGGCGGCCGGCTGGGCCGGCGGAAAGGCTCGGGACCCAAGAAGGAGCGGAGGCGCACGGAGAGCATTAACAGCGCGTTCGCAGAGCTGCGCGAGTGCATCCCCAACGTGCCTGCCGACACCAAGCTCTCCAAGATCAAGACGCTGCGCCTGGCCACCAGCTACATCGCCTATCTGATGGACGTGCTGGCCAAGGACGCTCAGGCCGGCGACCCCGAAGCCTTCAAGGCCGAACTCAAGAAAGCGGATGGAGGCCGCGAGAGCAAGCGGAAAAGGGAGCTG CAGCAACACGAAGGctttcctcctgccctgggcccagGAGAGAAGAGGATTAAAGGGCGCACAGGCTGGCCGCAGCAAGTCTGGGCGCTGGAGTTAAACCAGTGA
- the HAND1 gene encoding heart- and neural crest derivatives-expressed protein 1 isoform X1, with amino-acid sequence MNLVGSYAHHHHHHHHHHPHPTHPMLHEPFLFGPASRCHQERPYFQSWLLSPADAAPDFPAGGPPPTAAAATAAYGPDARPGQSPARLEALGGRLGRRKGSGPKKERRRTESINSAFAELRECIPNVPADTKLSKIKTLRLATSYIAYLMDVLAKDAQAGDPEAFKAELKKADGGRESKRKRELQHEGFPPALGPGEKRIKGRTGWPQQVWALELNQ; translated from the exons ATGAACCTCGTGGGCAGCTACgcacaccatcaccaccatcaccaccatcaccacccacACCCAACGCACCCCATGCTCCACGAACCCTTCCTCTTCGGCCCGGCCTCGCGCTGTCACCAGGAGCGGCCCTACTTCCAGAGCTGGCTGCTGAGCCCCGCTGACGCTGCCCCAGACTTCCCCGCCGGCGGGCCACCGCCCACAGCCGCGGCGGCCACCGCTGCCTACGGTCCGGACGCCAGGCCCGGCCAGAGCCCCGCGCGGCTGGAGGCGCTCGGCGGCCGGCTGGGCCGGCGGAAAGGCTCGGGACCCAAGAAGGAGCGGAGGCGCACGGAGAGCATTAACAGCGCGTTCGCAGAGCTGCGCGAGTGCATCCCCAACGTGCCTGCCGACACCAAGCTCTCCAAGATCAAGACGCTGCGCCTGGCCACCAGCTACATCGCCTATCTGATGGACGTGCTGGCCAAGGACGCTCAGGCCGGCGACCCCGAAGCCTTCAAGGCCGAACTCAAGAAAGCGGATGGAGGCCGCGAGAGCAAGCGGAAAAGGGAGCTG CAACACGAAGGctttcctcctgccctgggcccagGAGAGAAGAGGATTAAAGGGCGCACAGGCTGGCCGCAGCAAGTCTGGGCGCTGGAGTTAAACCAGTGA